Genomic DNA from Bacterioplanes sanyensis:
GGTGCGCAAACTGCTCGAAACGACAGCAACGCGTCTTATATTTTTTGAAAATGGCGCTTTTCCAAACACCACCACGGTCGACGAACGAGGCGTGAATTACGCCAGCAGTATTCCTCGAGATGCGCACTTTTATCGGCAACTGAATATTGCCGCCGAACAGTTGCCGGCGCAGCTGACCGAGCGCAAACCACGCAAAGGCGCGTTAGCGAAAGAGGAGCAGCAAGAGTTGCCTCCGCGATACGTCTTCGTGCCGTTCCAAGTCGATTCAGATACGCAAATTGTTGAGTACTCGCCGTGGATCAACAATATGGAGCAGTTGCACCAATTGCTCAGCCGTGTGCTGCAGCAGTGTGAGCAACCTTTAGTGTTTGTGGTAAAGGAGCATCCAAGCTCCAAGAACGATTACCGACATTTGCATCAGGCCCATGACTCAATCCGCTTTTACAACCAGGCCAATACCCAGGTGTTGATCGAACAGGCCGATGCGGTACTGACGATAAACTCCAGTGTTGGCTTTGAAGCGTTGTTATTAAACAAGCCGGTGATCACCTTAGGGCAGGCGTTTTACAACATTGATGGGCTGGTAACGGCGGTGACAAACGCCACTGAGCTGACTCAGGCCTGTCGGCGACCTAACGCGCCGGACCCAGTTTTGCGAGAACGCTTTTTGCAGTATTTGTACCGCGATTATTATGTGCATGGTGATTGGCGCCAAGCCGATGAGCGCCACCATGCCATGGTCGAGGAAAAAATCACCGCAGCGTTGCCAGCATCATGAGCGAGCAATCAACAAGCAGCTTCAAGGCATTGGATTGGCAGCGCTATTTAATCCGGGTGGGTGCCTTTTTAGTGGCGCTGGTGTTTGTGGCAATACACCTGGACGCCAGCCCGTCGCAAGCTCAGTTGACGCACCTAGTCTGGCTACTGCCGTTGTTGCATCTGTTGCCGGCGCAGCGGCCGCTGTTTTCTTCCGAGAAAACCTTATTGCTATTATCCTGTGGCCTGTTTTTTGGCGCCTTAATTAGCTTCGCCGTGTCGGGTGATTTGTGGGTTGAAACCGGCTTTCGCAGTTATTGGCAGTATTTATTGCCGTTGGGACTGCTGGCGGTGTTCGCTCGTATTCAATTAGATCGGCGCTGGCTGGCGGCCATTGCAATGGCAGCCATGTTGATGACCTTGGTGGTGGTGCTGAAAGATCTGCGTGCCGGCGATGTGCGCGGTATTCATCACGGGTTACCGATTCCATTTGGCATCGTCAGCCTTACTACTGGTTTGATCTGCTACCTGATGGTACTGGACAGCCGCTTTCACTGGGCCGTCAGGGTGCTGTTGTTGCTCGCTGCTTTAATGGGCTTTGTTGCCACGGTGTGGTCGCAGACCCGCGGCGTATGGGTGTATTGGTTGCTATGGCTGTTGGTGGCTGCATTGGCTTGGTGGTGGCTGGATCGTCGCACTTGGCGCAAGACACTGGTGCTCAGTGTCACCGCGGCCCTGATCGTTATTCTGGGGCTCAGCAATTCAGCCACCGTCACTGCTCGTGTGGGTGAGACAATGAACAGCCTCAACGAGTATTTTGTTGAGGACAATGCGCAGACGTCATTGGGTCAGCGCTTTGAGCTGTGGAAGGTGGCCTGGCAAACCTTTACCGACAGTCCGCTGCTGGGTCAGGGCAAGGCTGGTTTTATGGCCACCAAAGAGGCGATGCATGCGCTGGGAGAAACGTCGGCGTCCTTGTGGTTGCAACACGCACATAATGATGTGCTGTGGGTATTGTCGACTCGTGGCCTGTTGTCCCTGGTTTTCTATGTCGCTTTATACGCGTTTTTGATCAGTTTTTTTGCGCGTCACTGCAGCCACCCTGATACACGCTTGGCAGCGTATGCTGGGCTGACGGTATCGTTTGGGGGCTTGGTGTATGGATTGTCAGAAATCTTCTTATCGCTCAAGATCACCATTGGCTATTTCATGATTGTGCAGACGGTGTTGGTCAGTTACGTCAGCCAATGTGCCGCTAAGCGATCGCTAAACACTGCAGCAGGCGCTGCTTCTCCTGTTGAGTAAACATGCTGTCGTCGTAATAGTTGACCAGCCGCTGAATGGACGCCGCGTATTTTTGTTCGCGCTTGTTGCGCATGTGGTAAACGGTAATGCCGGTATCGATCCAGGTCAGATCACCGTCGCTGTTGCAGAATACATTGGCCAGATGAAAGTCGGTAAAGACGATCTTATTGCGGTACATTGCCTGCAAACCTGCGCAGATGTTGTCGATGATGGTCAGGCGCAGTGACTCAGGAGTATTCGGGTCTTCAAATAGCTGATGCACTTCCTGCAGCCCTTGGCTCAGCAAGTTGTCCATCACGTAATAGCCGATGTAACGCGACTGCGGGAAAATCGGCAGGCTGATCCCCATCTCGTGAATGGCGGGTGTGTTTAACCCCAGCTGTTGCAACAGATCGGCTCCAACCACCTCTTTGTGGGTACGACTGTGGGCCCATAAAATCTTAATATGTTCGTGCCAGCGGCGTGCTTTGATGAGTTTAATAATCTCACCATCTTGGCATGAGGGCCCCACGGTGGAGGGTTTGCTGTCCACCCACAATTGTTTGAGCCTGTGCTGTTTGGGGCGCTGAGGCTGACCACGTGTGCGCACAAAGCGTTGCAGCGGCTGTCCGTGAGGGTCACAAATAGTGACAAGTCCTGTCATGAGTCTGTCGTCTTTACAATGAATGACAGAATCTTAACAAAAACGCCTCTCATTTCCTGCCGCTATGGTGCGACAGAGTGTTGCTTTAGCTGCGTCTGAGGACGGCTCAGGCCGGTTGCAAAGCGTTATTTTTACTGGTTTCCACCACTGGCATGGCGCCGCTCAATATTGCGGAAATGGTGTCGCGTGCATGAGTGTCTTCTTCAATCACGCCGAGGTCGAGCAAGCAAGATTTGTATTCGGGTGTTAGCACCAAGCGTTTGAACTCGCAGTCCATTTGATCCTGCTGCAGTAACCCCACCCAGCGGCGGTAGTGGTCGCCCATTTTGGTAACGCCTTTTTCCAACAATTGGGCGCGATTTTGAATGTTGTTAAGGAAGCGCTGCTTGCAGCGAATGGGGTAGTGGTAAACGGTGATATTGTCGCTGTGACGCTGGTTCCACCAGCCCCAGGCGTGCCAGGCGCGATGGTTGCCGCCTTTGATGCGCAGCATACCCAGTGATCGCACCATCACTTTGCCGTGAATGTTGCCGAGCATAATCGACATCTGATCGGTTTTGCGTTCGGTACCTTTTTGATACAACACCGGGTATTGCACGCAGTTAGTCTGGGTGTAGAACGGTCGCTGGGCGTCGAAGGCGTGCTGATCAAACAACACGTTACGACGGCGACAGCTGATGATAGAGCCGGTTTTACTGAGCTCATCTTTTAACGACCCTTGGCGCGGAATCCAAAACTCGTCAGCGTCGTTGGCGATGGTCCAATCGGCGCCATGTTCTTTACGCGCAATGCGCGCCATCTCGGTTTTCCAATTGCTTTGCTGATAATCCAGCTCAGGCCGTTCGATCAAAGTGATGTGATATTGCTGTGAAAGCGCTTTGACTACCGCAACGGTACCGTCGGTTGAGCCGTTATCCATCACTACAAAACTGTCAACGCCGAGCGCTGCGTGGACCTTAATGTTCTCGGCAATGATGTCGGCTTCGTTCTTGACCAACAGATTCATAGTGAGATGCATGCAACTACCTTCCGAAACAGAATAATGACGTCCCCAGAACACAGTGTTGCGCTTACAGCGACGAGAAGGCGCTGCGCCTTATTATTGTTCCATCTAGGGATCTAACTGTTTCACAATGGTATCACTGATTGAAATCAACACAATTACAAAACCATGACGTTTGGACAAAATGCACATTTTGCCCATTCGGCGTGGTTTTGATTTCAGAGTAATGGTGGCAGGTAGTGGTATTACCTGCGACTTGAGTGGCTGATTAGGCGGGAAGCAGGCGGTTTAACTTACGCTCGAATGATTGCCAGGCTTTGTTAAGATACACGCGCGCCAACCATGGCCAGTAGAAGTTCAGTGGATTGACGCCCGGGTTGCTAACGCCATCGATCACCACCAAATCAGAGCCGCTATCCGTGCGGCGGACCATCAGATTGTTGGGGCTCAAGTCGCGCACGCAGATGGCCTGAGTAAATAGGTAGTCACGCAGACGCTGCACCAATGGCATCACCTCTGAGGCATCGAGCTGTTGTTGCTCAATGGCTTGTCGTAACGTCAGCGCCAGGGCTCCATCCTGGTCTCGGATCAGTTCAAACACTGCGCCAGTGCCCAAGTTGGTAGCAACGGTGTCTTTATACCGCGCCAGCTGACGCGTGTTCTTGCCTTGTTGTTGCAGCACTTTGAAATAGCGCCGTTCACGGCGCGTTTGTTTTTCCCGCCGAATGGCCACTTTTACGCACAACATGGGATCATCTGGATGTTGATAACAAGCGCGATCACGCCCCTGCCCCAGAAGCAGTTCGGGTGTCAGTGTGAGCACGATGGCTCCTGTTGCAATAAGTGGGTGAGGGCGCTGGGGAGCTGACTGCTTTCTAACACCTGTACGCCTAAGCGTTCAAACAACTGGCAGAACTGCTGGTACAGCGCCACCTTGGGGTTGGCAATGGACAGCAGCCTGGCGCTGGGTTTCAGCCAACGACTGTTAATCAGTGTGGACGACACATCACCAATCACGATCACTTGCTCCGGCAACAGGGGCAGCAAAGCTTCGAACGGAATCTGATGGGGAATCAGCGTAAAGCCGTCGAGCGCACTGGCATTGAGAATATCGGGCTGTTGATTGCGCGGGTGATACTTAATACCGGTTTTCAACCCGGCCTGCTGCAGCTGCGCCACCGTATTTAGCATGGCGTCGCGATAGCCGGGCAAAGTATCAATGATGGATTCGTGCGGCAGAGTCAGTACGCAATCCAATTGCGCAAGATGCTCGGTCGGCGCATCGAAAAAATTCGCCAGTTCCGTGCAAAACGACGTCACTGCGGCGTTGTTGGTAAACAACGGTTGCAGCGCGATAAGCTCCTTACGCTGTAGCAGCGGGTGCACCCATTGCGGGAAAGCGGCATAAACTTGCTTCACCCAGCGCGATGCGCCAATGGTTCTCGGGCTATGCCACCAACGGCCATAGGCCAGTTTCTTCAGGCCGTTGTCGACAATACGATCCGACCAACTGGTCGAGGCTTTGCGACCAACGTAAGTAAAGGTGCCTTCGTCCATATACACACCCGTTGCCTGTGCTTGGGCACAATGCATGGCGTATTGGAACTCAATGCGTCGATCGTTGCCGGTGTAAATATGTTTTGGTTGGTGTGCTTCGACCCACTCGCGCAAGCGCGCAAAGATCTGTTTTCTGGATGCTAACTTACGCCTGACGCCACCTTGTTGTCCGGCACTGATGTGCAAGCCGTCGAAGGGTGATTGCTGCCAATCGTTCAGCACCTGAAAGTAAGGGTTATCCAAGGTGTTGGGCTGATCAATCATCCACAGATGCGCTGTGGCTGACGGTTGTGAACTGGCAATGGCTACCGAGTTAAGAATGTGCAGCGGCGTGGACGCAAGATACAGAGAGTGTGCCATGAGTTGGCCGGGGTCTAGAAACAAGCCGCTATAGTACTGCCATGGCAAGGCAGTGAAAACCGGTCGGCCCGTGTTTCAGGCCGACGGGTGTCGTCATGTGCTCATTTAGCGCTATGACTCAGCTGTTGCCACACCGCTAGGCTGGCTTCGGCTTGGTTCAGGGTGTAGAAGTGAATCCCTGGAGCGCCGCCATCGAGCAGGCGTTGGCACAGTTCGGTAATAACGTGTTGCCCGAACTGGCGAATGCTGTCGACATCGTCGCCATAGGCTTCCAACTGCTTGCGAATCCAGCGCGGAATCTCGGCGCCGCAAGCATCGCTAAAGCGGGCCAGCTTGCTGTAATTAGTGATCGGCATGATGCCCGGAATGATGGGAATATCGACGCCCATGGCCTGCACGCGATCAACAAAATGAAAGTAGCTGTCGGCGTTAAAAAAGTACTGGGTAATGGCGCTGTCAGCCCCCGCCTTGACCTTGTTAACGAAGTTTTGCACGTCAATGTCAAA
This window encodes:
- a CDS encoding O-antigen ligase family protein translates to MSEQSTSSFKALDWQRYLIRVGAFLVALVFVAIHLDASPSQAQLTHLVWLLPLLHLLPAQRPLFSSEKTLLLLSCGLFFGALISFAVSGDLWVETGFRSYWQYLLPLGLLAVFARIQLDRRWLAAIAMAAMLMTLVVVLKDLRAGDVRGIHHGLPIPFGIVSLTTGLICYLMVLDSRFHWAVRVLLLLAALMGFVATVWSQTRGVWVYWLLWLLVAALAWWWLDRRTWRKTLVLSVTAALIVILGLSNSATVTARVGETMNSLNEYFVEDNAQTSLGQRFELWKVAWQTFTDSPLLGQGKAGFMATKEAMHALGETSASLWLQHAHNDVLWVLSTRGLLSLVFYVALYAFLISFFARHCSHPDTRLAAYAGLTVSFGGLVYGLSEIFLSLKITIGYFMIVQTVLVSYVSQCAAKRSLNTAAGAASPVE
- a CDS encoding AarF/UbiB family protein; the protein is MTGLVTICDPHGQPLQRFVRTRGQPQRPKQHRLKQLWVDSKPSTVGPSCQDGEIIKLIKARRWHEHIKILWAHSRTHKEVVGADLLQQLGLNTPAIHEMGISLPIFPQSRYIGYYVMDNLLSQGLQEVHQLFEDPNTPESLRLTIIDNICAGLQAMYRNKIVFTDFHLANVFCNSDGDLTWIDTGITVYHMRNKREQKYAASIQRLVNYYDDSMFTQQEKQRLLQCLAIA
- a CDS encoding glycosyltransferase family 2 protein codes for the protein MNLLVKNEADIIAENIKVHAALGVDSFVVMDNGSTDGTVAVVKALSQQYHITLIERPELDYQQSNWKTEMARIARKEHGADWTIANDADEFWIPRQGSLKDELSKTGSIISCRRRNVLFDQHAFDAQRPFYTQTNCVQYPVLYQKGTERKTDQMSIMLGNIHGKVMVRSLGMLRIKGGNHRAWHAWGWWNQRHSDNITVYHYPIRCKQRFLNNIQNRAQLLEKGVTKMGDHYRRWVGLLQQDQMDCEFKRLVLTPEYKSCLLDLGVIEEDTHARDTISAILSGAMPVVETSKNNALQPA
- a CDS encoding CDP-glycerol glycerophosphotransferase family protein, producing MPSALLLAVNRHQERYFAAVASSTDKIDIDVLHDNRLPLAVLPRRLSQAERRFLSSIVALRVTTVEQESKGYRLNPAKRVALQLRYWLEVYSFWLRAERFFGQRRYHLVGLWSGMKWRQKMVRKLLETTATRLIFFENGAFPNTTTVDERGVNYASSIPRDAHFYRQLNIAAEQLPAQLTERKPRKGALAKEEQQELPPRYVFVPFQVDSDTQIVEYSPWINNMEQLHQLLSRVLQQCEQPLVFVVKEHPSSKNDYRHLHQAHDSIRFYNQANTQVLIEQADAVLTINSSVGFEALLLNKPVITLGQAFYNIDGLVTAVTNATELTQACRRPNAPDPVLRERFLQYLYRDYYVHGDWRQADERHHAMVEEKITAALPAS
- a CDS encoding YrbL family protein → MLTLTPELLLGQGRDRACYQHPDDPMLCVKVAIRREKQTRRERRYFKVLQQQGKNTRQLARYKDTVATNLGTGAVFELIRDQDGALALTLRQAIEQQQLDASEVMPLVQRLRDYLFTQAICVRDLSPNNLMVRRTDSGSDLVVIDGVSNPGVNPLNFYWPWLARVYLNKAWQSFERKLNRLLPA
- a CDS encoding polysialyltransferase family glycosyltransferase; the encoded protein is MAHSLYLASTPLHILNSVAIASSQPSATAHLWMIDQPNTLDNPYFQVLNDWQQSPFDGLHISAGQQGGVRRKLASRKQIFARLREWVEAHQPKHIYTGNDRRIEFQYAMHCAQAQATGVYMDEGTFTYVGRKASTSWSDRIVDNGLKKLAYGRWWHSPRTIGASRWVKQVYAAFPQWVHPLLQRKELIALQPLFTNNAAVTSFCTELANFFDAPTEHLAQLDCVLTLPHESIIDTLPGYRDAMLNTVAQLQQAGLKTGIKYHPRNQQPDILNASALDGFTLIPHQIPFEALLPLLPEQVIVIGDVSSTLINSRWLKPSARLLSIANPKVALYQQFCQLFERLGVQVLESSQLPSALTHLLQQEPSCSH